From the genome of Ornithobacterium rhinotracheale, one region includes:
- a CDS encoding suppressor of fused domain protein, with amino-acid sequence MTKEEYIKNYKNETQAPGRAAIDEHLEKFYPKMDFRHYATQEEDIFYNPNLDALQGVSVFDCDEPENHKHLISYGLSELYFNEKAFGQKFSKWGFELTFRLKPFELDADKKNEKFGDPTWAVQVMNNLAMFVNETQHWFMPHQFLPINGPIRLECDTDITGIIFVEDPVLGKIDTVHGKVEFLQMVGITTPELEFLLENPNLDSIMSLEEKLKKDNPLLITDLNRKSVI; translated from the coding sequence ATGACTAAAGAAGAATACATTAAGAATTATAAAAACGAAACTCAAGCACCAGGGCGTGCTGCCATTGATGAGCATTTAGAAAAATTCTATCCCAAGATGGATTTTAGGCATTATGCTACGCAGGAAGAGGACATTTTTTACAATCCTAATTTAGATGCTCTGCAGGGCGTGAGCGTATTTGATTGCGATGAGCCAGAAAATCACAAACATTTGATTTCTTATGGCTTAAGCGAGTTGTATTTCAACGAAAAAGCCTTTGGTCAGAAATTTAGCAAATGGGGATTTGAACTTACTTTTAGACTAAAACCATTTGAATTAGATGCCGATAAGAAAAACGAAAAATTTGGGGATCCTACTTGGGCAGTGCAAGTGATGAATAATTTAGCAATGTTTGTTAATGAAACACAACATTGGTTTATGCCACATCAGTTTTTGCCGATTAATGGTCCCATTCGCCTAGAATGTGATACAGATATTACAGGCATTATTTTTGTAGAAGACCCAGTACTGGGCAAGATTGATACCGTGCACGGCAAAGTAGAATTTTTGCAAATGGTGGGTATCACTACGCCAGAATTGGAATTTCTTTTAGAAAATCCAAATTTAGATTCAATTATGAGTCTTGAAGAAAAATTGAAAAAGGATAACCCTTTATTAATTACAGATTTAAACAGAAAATCAGTTATATGA
- a CDS encoding Lrp/AsnC family transcriptional regulator, translated as MRPTYKIDEIDKRILRYLIENTRMPFTEIAKKMDVSAGTIHVRVKKLEDAGIIKGSTLNIDYSKMGYDFVAYVGIMLTKSNRIQEVLQRLKKIPNITVASVISGKYNIFCKIRAKDTRDAKEVIYKIDEIEDVLRTESMISLDEEINDKTRLLSSIFM; from the coding sequence ATGAGACCAACTTACAAAATTGACGAGATAGATAAGCGAATTTTACGCTATCTGATAGAGAATACACGAATGCCATTTACAGAAATTGCAAAGAAAATGGATGTTTCAGCAGGAACGATTCATGTGCGTGTAAAAAAACTAGAGGACGCAGGAATCATCAAAGGCTCTACGCTTAACATTGATTATTCAAAAATGGGATACGATTTCGTTGCCTATGTAGGAATTATGCTTACGAAATCAAACCGAATCCAAGAAGTGCTTCAGCGTCTTAAAAAAATCCCAAATATCACAGTCGCTAGCGTGATTTCAGGAAAATACAATATCTTCTGTAAAATCCGTGCAAAAGATACCAGAGATGCCAAAGAAGTAATCTATAAAATAGATGAAATTGAAGATGTTTTAAGAACAGAATCTATGATTTCTCTTGACGAAGAAATTAATGACAAAACAAGATTACTTAGTTCAATTTTTATGTAG
- a CDS encoding MarC family protein: MDTELLLTIIKQTGKVVIVLFPIIDIVGNLPIFVSLEKKVGAINSEKASIVAALLMIVFLFVGDALLSFMGIPLPAFAVAGSFVLFLLAVEMILGVNFHKTEIPNSVSIVPVAFPLLAGPGVLTMILALRSLYLVEAIIGGIIINLIIVYVIMRNSKYIGRLLGDTGVVIVHKISGIILLAMSVKIFSENWPDLFGASLP, encoded by the coding sequence ATGGACACAGAGTTACTTTTGACGATTATAAAACAAACGGGAAAGGTTGTGATTGTTCTATTCCCGATTATTGATATTGTAGGGAATTTACCCATATTCGTTAGCTTAGAAAAGAAAGTAGGAGCCATTAATTCAGAGAAAGCAAGTATTGTTGCAGCACTATTGATGATTGTTTTCTTGTTTGTAGGAGATGCTTTGCTCTCATTTATGGGAATTCCTTTGCCTGCATTTGCTGTTGCGGGTTCTTTTGTACTTTTTTTACTTGCGGTAGAGATGATTTTAGGAGTAAATTTTCATAAGACTGAAATTCCAAATAGCGTTTCTATTGTCCCTGTAGCATTTCCCTTATTAGCTGGACCCGGTGTTTTAACAATGATTTTGGCTTTAAGATCTCTTTACCTTGTTGAAGCCATTATTGGGGGGATTATCATAAACTTGATTATTGTTTATGTGATTATGCGAAATTCTAAATACATTGGACGATTATTAGGTGATACTGGTGTTGTGATTGTGCATAAAATCTCGGGAATTATCCTTTTGGCCATGTCTGTAAAGATTTTTTCGGAAAATTGGCCAGATTTATTTGGTGCATCATTGCCGTAA
- a CDS encoding phage holin family protein encodes MNLIINLLVTSAVAYFLANNLSGVHINSFGTAIVFSIVLGLLSVTVKPVLSFFSFPLTVLTLGLFLLVINAVIILLCSALISGFSVDGFWWAMLFSLILSVLTAFVNSILGING; translated from the coding sequence ATGAATTTAATTATTAATTTACTAGTTACTTCGGCTGTGGCCTATTTTTTAGCCAACAACTTGAGCGGAGTCCATATCAATAGTTTTGGGACAGCAATTGTTTTCTCAATAGTTTTGGGGCTTTTGAGCGTTACAGTAAAACCAGTTTTGAGCTTTTTCAGTTTTCCGCTCACAGTGCTCACTTTGGGCTTATTTTTATTAGTAATCAATGCGGTAATTATTCTGCTGTGCAGTGCATTAATTAGCGGATTTAGTGTCGATGGATTCTGGTGGGCAATGTTGTTCAGCTTAATCTTATCAGTGCTTACGGCATTTGTAAACTCCATTTTGGGGATTAATGGCTAA
- a CDS encoding mechanosensitive ion channel family protein yields the protein MMQIPSNSNSIFDDFYDWLHQALLELGFQNDFNRYAVVLTLFVILFVIVAVVLYVVRFILRGVMEQMVKRTNLQIFKYLRKHYFPHNVALLAPVPIILSAIPFVFRDFHALHKIAEKLVQVYIIFVIIRIVMSVIKSFFDILRERPAFKYKPMSSWSQVIHIIFLFIGCIFSYMIITGNDITTLAGVLGATSAVLLLIFKDTIMGFVASITVATNDMVRLGDWITMPEYNADGDVIEINLNTVKVQNFDKTITTIPTYKLIQNSFQNWRGMENSGGRRIKRSINIIQSTVRFIPEKELEKFLKIQGIKDYIIERQNEINQFNTENNADKNFLVNGRNFTNLGLFRKYVEIYLNNHPRIDHSKTQLVRQLAPTSKGIPVEIYAFTNTTIWREYEEIQSDIFDHLIAAIKYFDLKIFEDLHNKIDHSVAQDTFDQFDFFNQESKLK from the coding sequence ATGATGCAAATTCCAAGCAATAGCAATTCTATTTTTGATGATTTTTATGATTGGCTACATCAAGCATTGTTGGAACTTGGGTTTCAAAATGATTTCAATCGCTATGCTGTTGTTTTAACTCTTTTCGTTATTCTATTTGTAATTGTTGCCGTTGTTCTTTATGTCGTTCGATTTATACTGCGTGGCGTCATGGAACAAATGGTAAAACGAACTAATCTTCAAATTTTTAAATATTTAAGAAAACATTATTTTCCTCACAATGTAGCTTTATTAGCCCCTGTACCAATTATACTAAGTGCTATTCCTTTTGTGTTTAGAGATTTTCATGCACTACACAAAATCGCAGAAAAATTAGTTCAGGTTTATATCATATTTGTGATTATCAGGATTGTAATGTCTGTCATAAAATCCTTCTTTGATATACTACGAGAGCGGCCTGCCTTTAAATACAAACCTATGTCCAGCTGGAGCCAAGTGATTCATATCATTTTCCTATTCATTGGATGTATTTTCTCCTACATGATTATCACAGGAAACGACATCACAACCCTCGCAGGAGTTCTAGGGGCAACATCGGCGGTTTTATTATTAATTTTCAAGGATACAATTATGGGCTTTGTAGCAAGTATCACGGTGGCTACCAACGACATGGTGCGACTTGGCGACTGGATTACGATGCCAGAATACAACGCAGATGGCGATGTGATAGAGATAAATCTGAATACTGTGAAAGTCCAGAATTTTGACAAAACGATTACAACAATTCCTACTTACAAATTGATTCAAAATTCGTTTCAGAACTGGCGCGGAATGGAGAATTCGGGAGGTAGAAGGATTAAACGATCGATTAATATCATTCAATCTACGGTGCGATTTATTCCTGAAAAGGAATTAGAAAAATTTTTGAAAATTCAGGGGATTAAAGACTACATCATCGAAAGACAGAACGAGATTAATCAATTCAATACTGAAAATAATGCCGATAAGAATTTCCTTGTAAATGGTAGAAATTTCACCAACTTGGGGCTTTTTAGAAAATATGTGGAAATCTACTTGAACAATCACCCTCGCATCGATCATTCTAAAACGCAACTGGTACGCCAGCTCGCACCTACCTCAAAGGGAATTCCTGTGGAGATTTATGCCTTTACCAATACCACGATTTGGCGTGAATACGAAGAAATTCAATCCGATATTTTTGATCATTTAATCGCGGCAATTAAATATTTTGATTTAAAAATATTTGAAGATTTACACAACAAGATTGATCATTCGGTGGCTCAAGATACTTTTGATCAGTTTGATTTCTTTAATCAAGAAAGTAAGTTAAAATAA